In one window of Miscanthus floridulus cultivar M001 chromosome 12, ASM1932011v1, whole genome shotgun sequence DNA:
- the LOC136498581 gene encoding uncharacterized protein: protein MDEWRCRRHPPLPGGGVCPHCLRDRLLRLCPDCACPRPCACSHSCATSPSSSSSGASALGRVHSLIEREHRVARSRSVAAHGAVGVGGDQRRPKSGVWGWVSFRKPPPPPASAAGCRDVEQEYDDAVALARSRSVSTTAVAAAVPEVKGAPNKAARWGRLIPGKIKALRSRKPRPAGDWRDSVR from the coding sequence ATGGACGAGTGGCGCTGCCGGAGGCACCCGCCGCTGCCCGGCGGCGGCGTGTGCCCGCACTGCCTCCGCGAccgcctcctccgcctgtgcccCGACTGCGCCTGCCCGCGGCCCTGCGCCTGCTCACATTCCTGCGCGAcgtccccttcctcctcgtcctccggcGCCAGCGCGCTCGGCCGGGTCCACAGCCTCATTGAGCGGGAGCACCGGGTCGCGCGCTCGCGCTCCGTCGCCGCGCACGGAGCCGTCGGAGTCGGCGGCGACCAGCGGCGGCCCAAGTCCGGGGTGTGGGGCTGGGTGTCGTTCCggaagccgccgccaccgccagccTCGGCCGCGGGGTGCAGGGACGtggagcaggagtacgacgacgCGGTGGCATTGGCGAGGTCGAGGTCGGTGTCAACgacagcggtggcggcggcagtccCGGAGGTCAAGGGGGCGCCTAATAAGGCGGCACGGTGGGGGAGGCTCATCCCAGGGAAGATCAAGGCGCTGCGGAGCCGGAAGCCCCGCCCCGCCGGCGATTGGCGGGACAGCGTGAGATGA